The Magnolia sinica isolate HGM2019 chromosome 9, MsV1, whole genome shotgun sequence genome contains a region encoding:
- the LOC131256751 gene encoding uncharacterized protein LOC131256751 isoform X1: MTMVENCFDRWQKDEFFSAAEAVQESADVMVSIYRTWERERREGFQSDDSDELRRELHTTLGTAKWQQLEEFEKAVKMSHRYGSSDHTVSRHRQFVIAIEDQISRIEKALQDSLIEEGKQPLRWVQLDEEERDDLAAFLSSAPGTLQEIKNGHSSFGPTMENNYLGTQPTEDAEIHVDADFVKGFKEIVTISKDASYVVELEAKELPKTKDEMHNYGEGSNGPTRTWSSPDIGSWKIVIADEDVERNTSEARPETPTHAFNVCGLVTSIESTTKSKWLRNNFRKAKAGEHLLPKRVSSYLNSRGITRFSQGINMLTERSRNCFSSCKEDSNVSHVQQLFGRVGGFKRQVQGSQYYMQFGRSLQITLVIMLTIFIIVPFMFYAN; encoded by the exons CGCGGCTGAGGCAGTGCAGGAATCCGCCGACGT AATGGTATCTATTTATCGGACTTGGGAACGGGAACGGAGAGAAGGGTTTCAATCAGATGATTCAGATGAGCTCCGTAGAGAGCTACATACAACCTTAGGCACTGCAAAATGGCAG CAGCTGGAGGAGTTCGAGAAGGCTGTCAAAATGAGCCATCGATATGGTTCCTCTGACCATACAGTATCCAGACATAGACAATTCGTCATTGCGATAGAAGACCAAATATCCCGTATAGAAAAGGCGTTACAGGATTCTCTTATCGAGGAAGGGAAGCAACCGCTGCGATGGGTACAATTGGATGAAGAAGAACGAGATGATCTTGCAGCGTTTCTTTCTTCAGCCCCAGGAACGTTGCAAGAAATAAAGAATGGACATTCCAGCTTTGGGCCTACCATGGAAAACAATTACCTGGGAACTCAACCAACAGAAGACGCAGAAATTCATGTAGATGCTGACTTTGTTAAGGGTTTCAAAGAGATTGTAACAATTAGTAAGGACGCAAGCTATGTAGTAGAATTAGAAGCGAAAGAACTTCCCAAAACGAAGGATGAGATGCACAATTATGGAGAGGGATCAAATGGACCAACGAGAACATGGAGTTCGCCAGATATTGGTTCTTGGAAGATTGTAATTGCTGACGAGGATGTGGAGAGGAATACATCAGAGGCGAGGCCAGAAACTCCTACTCATGCTTTTAACGTCTGTGGTCTTGTAACAAGCATCGAGTCCACAACCAAATCAAAGTGGCTGAGAAACAACTTCCGAAAGGCCAAGGCTGGCGAGCATCTCCTGCCAAAACGAGTATCAAGTTACCTCAACTCGAGAGGAATTACTCGGTTTTCTCAG GGAATAAACATGTTAACTGAAAGAAGCCGGAATTGTTTTAGCAGCTGCAAGGAAGATTCTAATGTTTCTCATGTTCAGCAACTCTTTGGACGAGTTGGAGGATTTAAACGACAAGTACAAGGCTCCCAATATTACATGCAGTTTGGACGTTCTCTCCAAATCACTTTAGTGATCATGCTAACCATTTTCATAATTG TACCATTTATG
- the LOC131256751 gene encoding uncharacterized protein LOC131256751 isoform X2 produces the protein MTMVENCFDRWQKDEFFSAAEAVQESADVMVSIYRTWERERREGFQSDDSDELRRELHTTLGTAKWQLEEFEKAVKMSHRYGSSDHTVSRHRQFVIAIEDQISRIEKALQDSLIEEGKQPLRWVQLDEEERDDLAAFLSSAPGTLQEIKNGHSSFGPTMENNYLGTQPTEDAEIHVDADFVKGFKEIVTISKDASYVVELEAKELPKTKDEMHNYGEGSNGPTRTWSSPDIGSWKIVIADEDVERNTSEARPETPTHAFNVCGLVTSIESTTKSKWLRNNFRKAKAGEHLLPKRVSSYLNSRGITRFSQGINMLTERSRNCFSSCKEDSNVSHVQQLFGRVGGFKRQVQGSQYYMQFGRSLQITLVIMLTIFIIVPFMFYAN, from the exons CGCGGCTGAGGCAGTGCAGGAATCCGCCGACGT AATGGTATCTATTTATCGGACTTGGGAACGGGAACGGAGAGAAGGGTTTCAATCAGATGATTCAGATGAGCTCCGTAGAGAGCTACATACAACCTTAGGCACTGCAAAATGGCAG CTGGAGGAGTTCGAGAAGGCTGTCAAAATGAGCCATCGATATGGTTCCTCTGACCATACAGTATCCAGACATAGACAATTCGTCATTGCGATAGAAGACCAAATATCCCGTATAGAAAAGGCGTTACAGGATTCTCTTATCGAGGAAGGGAAGCAACCGCTGCGATGGGTACAATTGGATGAAGAAGAACGAGATGATCTTGCAGCGTTTCTTTCTTCAGCCCCAGGAACGTTGCAAGAAATAAAGAATGGACATTCCAGCTTTGGGCCTACCATGGAAAACAATTACCTGGGAACTCAACCAACAGAAGACGCAGAAATTCATGTAGATGCTGACTTTGTTAAGGGTTTCAAAGAGATTGTAACAATTAGTAAGGACGCAAGCTATGTAGTAGAATTAGAAGCGAAAGAACTTCCCAAAACGAAGGATGAGATGCACAATTATGGAGAGGGATCAAATGGACCAACGAGAACATGGAGTTCGCCAGATATTGGTTCTTGGAAGATTGTAATTGCTGACGAGGATGTGGAGAGGAATACATCAGAGGCGAGGCCAGAAACTCCTACTCATGCTTTTAACGTCTGTGGTCTTGTAACAAGCATCGAGTCCACAACCAAATCAAAGTGGCTGAGAAACAACTTCCGAAAGGCCAAGGCTGGCGAGCATCTCCTGCCAAAACGAGTATCAAGTTACCTCAACTCGAGAGGAATTACTCGGTTTTCTCAG GGAATAAACATGTTAACTGAAAGAAGCCGGAATTGTTTTAGCAGCTGCAAGGAAGATTCTAATGTTTCTCATGTTCAGCAACTCTTTGGACGAGTTGGAGGATTTAAACGACAAGTACAAGGCTCCCAATATTACATGCAGTTTGGACGTTCTCTCCAAATCACTTTAGTGATCATGCTAACCATTTTCATAATTG TACCATTTATG